The genomic window GATTGATTAGGTGTACACTAAACTTTTAAGCCTTTGAGAAAAATCCTTAAACATTTCTATTTGTCCCATCGTTGCTTCATCCAGTCAGATTATCTCACCTTCACCTCTTTGCCCCTTTGCAGGGGGTTATCTATTTTCCGCTGCTCTTCACCCCAACAACCAGCAGCTTTTGAGTTGCAAACAACAACAGATCCATGAGCTTTATCTTGGAATCGAGGGTTAAAGTGCAGTCCCAAGTCTTCTGCACCGCAGCCCATCTCAATCTGAAATCTGAGTGGATTAAATTATGCAGTTAATCAGCATTTTTAGTAAACAGATGTTTGCAGATCTTAACCCAACACGTTTCTCCAGGGTAACCAAATTGCATCTGCATTGATATCAATATAGTGTGCTTAGGTAACAGATTTATATGAATCAAATGTAACCCATTTGCTCAACTCACCTCTCAGCGTCATGTGGAATCAACCCTTTAACCTTCAGTTGATCTCCAGCGCTCAGATTTGCATTCTTTACTTCAAGTTCCTGAGAAATAGAAAAGAGCAGTTCAGTTGAGTCTCATTACAAATGAACGGTTGCCTTTAGTCGTGATAAAGCAATCgcattaatctgtcatgtattAGTATTTGACAAAttacatataataaataaattgtctTCTATGCATGTTCAGAGACATAGCAGCAGAAACAACGCAGTGTAATTTACCATGGTGTGAAGAGTCCTGCAGTTTATGAGAAGATGTTCTTAAACACAGGCACTGCCCTGCAAGACAAGTCACAGGGTAGGGTCGCGTCTCAAAgtagcttccccccccccccccccctgttttcgTGACAACTTCCGCTAGTACCGGATGTGACAAAAAGTAAACAAAGGAGTTCTCAGTCGATGAGGAAATTGGGATATTTGGGATATTTAAGGAAACAGATCTTATATTCTGTTTTCTCATTTAcccacagaaaaataaaaatccttaaTGAGAATTCTTTGCACATGCTATAAGGTAAATACTTTACCGATTATTGTCGTCGTTTAATCGGGGAAACTCGCTGTTACACTTGCTAGCAACCTTCAGTAGCGAGCAGCTAATGGGGTTACGTTGATAAGAAAAGTAATAATAACCAAATAGTTTTACCTCTATACGCTGAAATACGGCATTTAACTGTTACGCGGTGATTTTTAACTCGCAGTCATGAAATAGGTAGCATGTGCTGCAGCTGTGTATCTACCTGCATTAGCAGCTAGCGTCTTCTGTTCATTGTATATACAGTTTGTCCCACCAGAATGACGTTCACTATACATTACCTACTATTTAATAGACTGATTGCTGATGAAATTGTtaaaatataatgtatatattttgtCCTTATCGTATTTGTAGTTACTGTTTACAGAGACAGGAgtgacactgtcctgcagcgttAGCAGACATGGATTATGATTTAGAGGAGGACAAACTGTGAGTAACACTGATGTCTTCCCATTTCATGACACAATATTTTCACTGTCACTGTTAACTTTACGAGATTAAGTGAAATTAAAGGACTCGATAATATACTGCTAGTCATCTTTGATATGACAAGTTAAATAAATGATGCAATCCTCAGTTTACACAATTGTGTCTCTACAAAAGTGGTATACCAACAGTACCTGGTACATTGTGCCTGAAGAAAGACAGTAACAACCTTATTGGGATCAGTATTGGTGGTGGGGCACAGTATTGTCCATGCCTCTACATTGTCCAGGTAGGTAGGAAATAATCTGATAACTGCATGATGTATTAAAATCTGAGATCTCAGATTGTACCATTGTTAAGCATGAATTTAATGCAATATCAGTGTGATTATGTTAAGATTAACTGGGATTGTTACCTTTtgatgttgtttctgttgtctcCCAGGTTTTTGATAATACCCCAGCAGCTCTGGATGGAACACTGGCAGCAGGCGATGAAATCACTGGCGTGAATGGGAAGCCAGTGAAAGGACTGACTAAAGTGGAAGTGGCAAAGATGATTCAAGCTGTGCAGGTACTAAAGTCACAGTCCATTTTCATTTCTAGTATTGAACAGCAAAATATGCTTAAACGGCTTATTATTTACCTCCACTACACTCCATAAAGGCAGTGTAGTATCTGCCTTTATGGAGTatctgtttaaaatgaaatgaaagtaatCTTAACCCCCTACATGTACATACAGACGCACTCAAAACTAATTCCTTTTTTCCTCCAATATTGATAGTGTGCTTATTTTCAGTATTGAATACATAGACATGAATAGAAATGttcaataatataaaataactcACATTTTTACGTCTGGCTGTGCCTGCAGGGTTATCCTTGTATAGTCCAGCAATGATTATTTGTGCAAAAACCTCATCAGAGTGTGATAAGAGACTTAACTGTCTGAGCCGATAGCATAACGTGGTGACTGTGAGAACGTCACAGACGCAGAATGGCTCTGTGGATTTTAGCACCCATTTATCTCGCCAAAAATTCCATGACTTCCTGTATGACAGAACAAAGGCAGGGTGCAGTGTGGGATTTAAAGGCTTAGACTGTGTTGTGGTTACCCGTTtagtgtgtgtgaatgtctgtCCTAGTGCAATGAAGCTGGAAGAGTTTGCTCATAAGAGAATTTGACACATGTAATAAGATAACAGATTGTGATTCATACATGTCTAATGGGATAAAATAATGATGTGATGACACTTCTGATCTTATTACGGGACCCTGTAGAGTAAAATATTGTCCACAGACTACTGGGTGACACACAGATGGGCTTACTATTATTTTGGACAGATATGGCTCTACTTGTTTGAGCTGTAGAAACATTCCTCTTTAAATACATCCAGACAACTCTTTTCTCAGGGAGAAGCAACAATTCACTACAACAAACTGCAGGCAGATCCAAAACAGGGGAAATCACTGGATATAGGTACCTCCTATGCTTATATTGCTTCAAGTGGATTATGTATTGtaatgttgtgtgttttccagtGTTGTGGTGTCCTTTAAATGCatagtttgtgtgtttcagtgctGAAAAAGGTCAAGCATCGTCTAGTAGAGAACATGAGCTCAGGCACAGCAGATGCTCTGGGACTCAGCAGAGCTATTCTTTGCAACGGTGAGATGATTATCATGAGCTTTTTGGCGGCTGATTTGAACAGGTAGATTCGATGCATAGTGCTACTCCTGTGGACTCATTTTACGTTACAGATGGACTGGTCAAAAAACTGGAAGAGTTGGAGAAAACAGCGGAGCTCTACAAAGGTAACAAACATTTACCGTTGCAAGGAATAGCTCTGCTGAGTCCCAGAGCATCTGGCTGATCCAGTATTTGGGCGTCTATTTGCAGGACTGATGGAGCACACGAAGAGGCTGCTCCGAGCTTTCTTTGATTTGTCTCAGACTCACAGAGGTAAAATTGGAACTTATGAACAAAGTTCTACTCAATGATCTGGTGCCCCTGTTTTTAACGTAGGTGTCTATTGACCTCAGCCTAACTGGAAATCTACTCCTTCAGCATTTGGGGATGTTTTCTCTGTCATCGGGGTACGAGAGCCCCAGGCTGAAGCCAGCAAGGCttttgtgaagtttgctgatgCTCACCGCAACATTGAGAAGTATGGCATTCAGCTGCTGAAGACCCTCAAACCAGTGAGTAGAGATTCTAATCCGGCTTTCCAGTCCACACAGGAGAAACATGTTCTTGCTTCTTACTTTTGATATGGATCTGTTAGatctcaatttaaaaaaaaagacttctatCTTTTGACTAGACTTAATCCAACAACATTCCGCTCTGTTGTCGCACACGAAGCTCATGACATCATTTTCTGGTTTGTATGACTTCATTTCAAAACTTTGACCAATTATATTTCTACATGGTTGCGCAGATGCTTCACGATCTGAACACTTACCTCCACAAGGCCATACCGGACACAAAGCTCACCATCCGCAGGTACCTGGATGTCAAGTTTGAATATCTGGTAAGAATGCAGCTCTCTGCCTTCAAGTGTCGCTCGCAGCGGTTTGCGCCTTCATTTGTAAATCTCTATATCTTGTGTCTCTCAGTCATACTGCCTCAAGGTGAAGGAAATGGACGATGAAGAATACACCAGTATTGTGAGTcatcatttgaatatttgagTGTAACGAGTCAATCCAGGAAAATATCAGATTTAGAGTTAGAGTGGAAAAAGGTGTCACCTTTTCCATCCATCAGAGGTTTCTTACATCTTCTGGAGGAGTTAATAATTATTGCTTCTTCCTGTAGGCCATAGGAGAACCTCTGTATCGCGTCAGCACAGGGAACTACGAGTACCGCTTGGTGCTGCGCTGTCGGCAGGAAGCTCGAGCTCGCTTTGCCAGAATGAGGAAGGATGTTTTGGAGAAGATAGAACTGCTGGATCAGAAACAcggtgtgttgttgtttttcttcttcctgtcagCTGTCATCTATCTGATCTGGTTCTAGCCACCACAAAAGAGAGCAAAATATCTGTTCCCCCTTCAGCAATACTGAGACGTATCGGTTCGTGGGTTGAATTATACCAAACTGAACTGTTTTGTTCAGTTTGGTACGTTCACTGGCAAGGCcccagtggcctaatggataaggcactggcctcctaagccagggattgtgggttcgagtcccatctggggtgggAGATTTTGCACTGCAGGATTtaacaataaatacacaacaaatcAGTTTTTCTGACTGCATTTGTTCAAGTTATTTTGTCACATCGTAACGGGCCTAAAAGTAATactttattctgattctgaaaatcATTCTGGAAGGGGAATGACAGACCCGCGTCAAAACCGCAGCGTGTAAAGAGAGAGCAAAGAAACAGACAGCTGTCCAGATAAGAAGCAGAAGAATTTAAATTGCATTCAAAAACCAATTATTTTCCCGCCTGTCATCTTCACCAACAGTCCAGGACATCGTGTTTCAGCTGCAGCGCTTCGTGTCTGGCATGTCACATTACTATGACGAGTGCTACGCCGTCCTGAAGGAGGCCGATGTTTTCCCCATCGAAGTGGACCTCTCCCGCACAACGATCAACTACAGCAGCCAGTCGCTCTCCTCCTACgctggagatgaagaggaggaggaaggtggcgGAGAAGAAGGCGGAAGCGCCGGGCGCGCACAAGCGGAGAACGGCGCTGAGAAACTGATTGATGATGAATAAGAGTCTTTGCGTTcctgaggagaagagaagagggtCCCCCTGTGACATAATCCCTTCACCTGATTCTAATTATCAGTGCACTTAATAAACAGTGATACAGCAGATGAAATGGAAAACACTATTTTCACAACGATGAAAAACGACTACTGCTTTATGTTGGTGTGGCGTTTCCTTCCTGATATTAACAGCTTTGTGAATTTTTAGAGTGTTGATTGCAAATCACTTTTTGTCTTAAAAatatttcctgctttttttgACGTGATTCTTCACAGAAGGCACCAATATTGAATTGGAACGTTGTGGACGGGGTTAATACAGTACAGCGATGTAGTATTTCAGTGAGGCAGAacgtgtctggtgtgtgtcaaTGATTTTATTCTACTTTGAAGCAGCTTTGAATATAAACATGccttataaaaaacaaaatgccctCGATGTGTAAAATGTGAAGGTGAGAATGATGTTCTCAGACAtgattcttttgtttcatttcacaatttcactcctgttttttttcattggtACTTGTATTTCGGCCACAAAATCCTAAcaaacagtcttttttttaaccttatAAATACCACAAActtaaaatgtgttattttctCCGTTGCTCACATTCCATCAGCagtatgtgtttttgttgtgtgcaCTCGCATGCAGAAATCAACTTCATGTAAGCTAATAGGTGCAAAAGGTGTTTACAAAAACTGTATGCTGTCATTCTTATTGGtccagatttatttattatgtttgtcaaaatatatttatttcctttttaatgagaaaaaaatattctaatgAATATAAAATGGTTTTGTGCATCTTATGATCATGATTTATTGTTGGGGAAGTTCATTTTGGGCAAAATAATATCGCTGCCTTCAAGTTAGTAgtgaattaatttaaagtttttattaatttactgttttgtttctttgagtAACTCGATTGTCATGAATCAGGAATACCTGTAAATTATGTACACATAAATATATCAGTGCAAATGGGTGAAATTATATTTATCATTGAAACATAGAATCGACCATAAATAAAGGAAATTCTGGTTTAattatgaattattcatttgtttatgaTAGTGAAATACGTGGTCACTGGTTGAAAATGTCACTATTTGATTGAAAACTGCAACCCCGCCAATGCGAAGCcccagtggcctaatggataaggcactggcctcctaagccagggattgtgggttcgagtcccatctggggtgaaACATTTTGCTCCGTGATATTTGACAAATCGAAGTATCGCATGTTGTTTTGTAGTGACTTACGACCGTTTTCGTCCTTTGGACCGCGCGGACGGGCCTTTGCTTTGCGTGAGTCGACGTCAAGGTGTTTGTTCCCCTTGTCTCGTGCTCAGCCCGTCAGCCAATCACGAGATGCTCCTATTTCCTCGTGCTTTCACTCACACGTAGAACCCAAAACCCCTTGTTCCCGGACTGCCCCGTTCGTCTGCTCGCCGTACTCACGCAGGCATGATTGTGTTGCGGATTgtttatgtctgtgttttccttAATCTGTCTGTGCCCGTCGCCTCCGCTGACAGTAAGTAAAACCAGTGAAAGTTACTTTTTGGGACGGGACGTGTAATCTATTACACGGTTTATTTGGCTGAGCTGTTTTTGGATGACAGCCCCGTGTCCACTCATATCCACGGTGTGAACTGTGACCAACACGGACTCCGCCATATTTTTCTTTTCGTTTTTAAGATCAGTGTTTATTCTCTTAGGGGCAATCACGTATTTTCTCAAGATTCAGGTGTTTCTTTCTATTCTGACATGTGAGATTTCCATTTCGTAGAGGATACGTTTGGGTCAATCTGATTATACACACAATAACGTGTATTACATGACAGACGGTCATTCTGTAATATTAGTCAAAGTGTGTGTCAGGACTCAGGACCAGGAGGCGATTGGTGGAATTAGTCCCATTTGGAACCTCCataaactccatttatggattcacaaatcggttaaaaatacacatggactcggattcacttttacttttcatacaccaagaacaatatagaaccttctggtgctgatccagatcaccatgtggacggtgtaaatcaaattaggaggggaatgagctgcttggcggaggtctgcgctctctgtgtgctttttctatttttaatttgCAGAAGTACATTATTAGCCAATTAGAAAACAACTGTTGCGTTGccattgtgttttttgttctttaacaGCGGTATCGGCTGCCACAGCGTACTGGGACCGCCGACACAAAGCCGTCCTGCTGAAGGAGGGGGTGCTGGAGAAGGAGGGGGATGCATTCGGGTACCTGAATGACACCCAGTCCCGTACCGGCTGGAGCGTCCTGGAGATCCGATCCGGGTATGGGCGGTCCCCCGAAACCGACGAGGTGACTTTTTTCCTGGCTGGATACCTTGAAGGTTTTCTCACCGCGCAGTAAGTTTTCATGACTGTGCTTTCTGTTGCAATAGTAGCCACGACATTTCACTGTTTGCGTCactttaattcaaaataaatatatccctCCACAGGAAGATGATGGATCACTACACCAACATGCTTTCGATGATCCAGGAGCCAACGATCCTGCCGCTGGTGAAGAATTTCTTTGTGTGAGtgtcttctctctttctttggGGGACAAAAACAATATAAGAATGAATGACGACAGCCAGAAACAGACAATGGACTTTGTAGCAAACAGGACTCGTGGACCAGGGCGCAGGTGAAGCTGAGCGGGAGCACCGACCCTCTGTGGAAACACGTGGGCTTCATCGTGGCTCAGATGGACGGGCTGCAAGCGGGAGTCGCAGACTGGGCCAAGAAAACGGGGAAGAAGGTGTGCCcaacacacactccacacacaacTCTACAGGAGTTTCGCCACTTGTTGTGTAAAAGAGTTGAGTTGGATTCGTGCCGGCTCACGTTAGacgtaaaccccccccccccccgttgattTCATTCGTTAACCGGCAGCTGTTTATCTGCTGTCCTTCCCAAAGCCGATGTCGCAGTTTGACATCCAGTTCCTGAATGCCGTGGGAGACCTCCTGGATCTGATCCCGGCTTTGATCCCTCCCCCCGGCACTCGGATCAGAGACTTCAGGCGTCCTGGAATGGGGCACTGCTCTGCATTGAtcaaggtcagaggtcaaaacGTGTGCCTGTCAATCCCCTGAATGGGATATCAAACAATGGCAGTGACCTAAATTCCAGGGATCTTTGCGGACGCTGTGATGTCTTATTGACGTTTGAACGTTTTCTGTCTGTCCCCTCAGATGCTGCCGGGCTTTGAGAACCTCCTGTTTTCCCACTCCAGCTGGTTCACCTACTCCGCCATGCTGCGGATATACAAACACTGGGATTTCAATGTCGCTGAACCCCACACGGCCACCGGGAAACTGTCCTTCAGCAGCTACCCGGGTATGTAGCGCGCAAAGATAGCAAGGACAATGACAAAGAGTAGCGATCAGCAATCAATCGCTCGCTTCATTAGTCCAGGTTATAGCGTCTGTGCTGCGGTTGTCCACGTTTGTCTCCGGTTGTCTCTCGCCTCAGGTTTCCTTATGTCTCTGGATGATTTCTACCTCATGGGCAGTGGTCTGATGATGACGCAGACCAGCAACGCAATCTTCAACGCCTCCCTTTTTGATAAAGTCACCCCCAACGGCCTGTTTGCATGGCAGAGGGTCCGGCTGGCTAACAGTTTGGCACATACTGGAGAAGAATGGGCCAAAACCTTCTCCAAATACAACTCTGGTCGGTGAAGATTTATGTACCCGATTCTTACATCTTCGCTTAGCTTACACATTAAAGTGTTTGCAGGTATATTGCAAAATCCTTAAATCGTGGAAGTGCTCCTTTTGAAACTTGGAATGCgatatttaattgcattttgcaTGGCTCTTCTAACCGCAGCCCTTAAACTCACGCAGGCACCTACAACAATCAGTACATGGTGTTGGACAGAAGCAAAGTGAAGCTGGGCCACAGCCTTGATGATGGCGCTCTGACTGTGGTGGAGCAGATCCCCGGCTTGGTGGAGTACTCCGATCAGACCCCGGCTCTGCGCAGGGGTATCGGCTCCATTCCCCTCCGTCTTCTACGCTATTAGCTTCAGTCAGATGGGTGTAAACGTATTTCCCGCTCACTGTATACCGCAGGTTACTGGCCTTCCTACAACATCCCCTTCCACCAGAAGATCTACAACCTGAGTGGGTACAAAGAGATATGGGAGGAGCTTGGAGATGACTTCTCCTATGACCTTTGTCCCAGAGCCAAAATCTTCCGCCGTGACCAAGCCGGCGTGAAGGACTTGGACTCCTTGAAGCACATCATGAGGTTTAATGGTGCGTGGCTGTGTCTCATCTTCTTTCTTTACGTCGTCCCTCAACAACAATGAAACTGACCATCAGTTTCATGGTCATCAATAAGCTTATCACGTCTATACTATttgctgtatttgtttgtttgtagaaTACAAAAACGATCAGTACTCCGAGGGTGACCCGTGCAAGACCATCTGTTGCCGTGCTGACCTGAGGGCAGAGTACCCTACACCAACAGGTTGCTATGACactaaggtaaaaaaaaaaagggttattttaatatgtatttttaaaacagGGGTTACCCCTGTTCCCTCTCTGTTTCTAGTGTGGGTAGATTTAAGTGTGTTAAATGTATCTGATTATATAACTCCATCTGCTTATCACTAAACTAATAATACAGTCCGGTAATAGAGATCAATTACTTTGTGTAAGCTCCAATGCATTTTGGCTCAGCTCGGCGTTTCTATGACGCCTCGTCTAGGTGACCGACTTCCTCATGGCTGGGGACTTTCTTGCGGAGGCGGTGAACGGGCCGACCACACAGAATGGTCTCCCGCCATTTGTGTGGGATCAGTTCAGCAACAACAGCCACCGGGGCCTGCCACAGTACTACAACTTCAGCTTTGTCAAGATGCAGCCTCTCCTGTTCAAGCcataggcgtgtgtgtgtgtggggggggtactTTCTGTCTGATTCTCCAGCATGAGGGAGCAATGGGCAGTGATCTTTTATTCGGCTTTCAAGTCGGCCTGCCAACTTTTTACGAGCTAAAATGCAATCAAGCAACCTAATCCGATTTTGAATCGGCATTGTTCCATGTATGCGTCTCAGGGATGCACAGTAGAAA from Brachionichthys hirsutus isolate HB-005 chromosome 16, CSIRO-AGI_Bhir_v1, whole genome shotgun sequence includes these protein-coding regions:
- the pick1 gene encoding PRKCA-binding protein gives rise to the protein MDYDLEEDKLGIPTVPGTLCLKKDSNNLIGISIGGGAQYCPCLYIVQVFDNTPAALDGTLAAGDEITGVNGKPVKGLTKVEVAKMIQAVQGEATIHYNKLQADPKQGKSLDIVLKKVKHRLVENMSSGTADALGLSRAILCNDGLVKKLEELEKTAELYKGLMEHTKRLLRAFFDLSQTHRAFGDVFSVIGVREPQAEASKAFVKFADAHRNIEKYGIQLLKTLKPMLHDLNTYLHKAIPDTKLTIRRYLDVKFEYLSYCLKVKEMDDEEYTSIAIGEPLYRVSTGNYEYRLVLRCRQEARARFARMRKDVLEKIELLDQKHVQDIVFQLQRFVSGMSHYYDECYAVLKEADVFPIEVDLSRTTINYSSQSLSSYAGDEEEEEGGGEEGGSAGRAQAENGAEKLIDDE
- the plbd1a gene encoding phospholipase B-like 1 — encoded protein: MIVLRIVYVCVFLNLSVPVASADTVSAATAYWDRRHKAVLLKEGVLEKEGDAFGYLNDTQSRTGWSVLEIRSGYGRSPETDEVTFFLAGYLEGFLTAQKMMDHYTNMLSMIQEPTILPLVKNFFVKQDSWTRAQVKLSGSTDPLWKHVGFIVAQMDGLQAGVADWAKKTGKKPMSQFDIQFLNAVGDLLDLIPALIPPPGTRIRDFRRPGMGHCSALIKMLPGFENLLFSHSSWFTYSAMLRIYKHWDFNVAEPHTATGKLSFSSYPGFLMSLDDFYLMGSGLMMTQTSNAIFNASLFDKVTPNGLFAWQRVRLANSLAHTGEEWAKTFSKYNSGTYNNQYMVLDRSKVKLGHSLDDGALTVVEQIPGLVEYSDQTPALRRGYWPSYNIPFHQKIYNLSGYKEIWEELGDDFSYDLCPRAKIFRRDQAGVKDLDSLKHIMRFNEYKNDQYSEGDPCKTICCRADLRAEYPTPTGCYDTKVTDFLMAGDFLAEAVNGPTTQNGLPPFVWDQFSNNSHRGLPQYYNFSFVKMQPLLFKP